The region CATTAGCAAGAGAAGATGTCAGGAAtttcaaatcaaattttatttaattggaTTCTCAATTGACATGGTTCTTGTGCTATTACCATTATTCAGGTCACACTGTACAAGTGGTTAGTAGGCAAAACATTTGAACATACCAGAAACCAACCATGATTTCATCTTTACACCTGCAGAAAGAATTGTTCGAATATACAGTTAACAATTCATATAATAAGCAGATTTcaaggcaaaaagaaaaatacagaaaCATAGAATGGATACAATGAACAGTTAATGAtaccaaataaataaagacaagCAATGTAAGAGAAACAGGAACTGATTATTACCTTGCTTCCTCATTCAGGAACAACAGGAAGTTAGTATGAATCCAATGTAACCTCTGAGAGCCACAACCCCGGAAAAAGTGACTGCAAAATTTCCAAAAACGAAAAGCAAAGGTTCAATATTGTTAGAATGTGTACATGAAATCAGGAAAGGCAGGAAACGAACAATTTCAACAAAAGTGGAATCAGTAAGCTGCATTTGGTTGGTGACATAGGAAGACACAAAAAACAACATTTTGCTCTCTAAACTTGTCTTTGCTTTCAGAAAACGAAAACAGATTAATCCAAATTCCTCTCTTCTATCCTAAATTCAGCAGAGCTACCAAAtcctcattaaaaaaaaaaaaaagctcattCCTTGTCCCAAATTTTCCCACCAAccaaaccaaacaaacaaagaaatagaaaacTCGAAAAGACTCCATCTTCTTACATCCAATTGCCTCTGTACCATCCGAGGCCTCTTCTTCGGCCTCCTTGGCGGTCTCGCTCCAACCATATTCAGAAAATCCTCCTCCACCTCCTCCTTCAATAGAGAAACCGCAAACTTCACCTTCTCATTCGTCTTCGCCTTCACCGCCACAGCATAGTCACCCTTTTTCGGCGACGAAGAACCCGATTCGATCTTCCTCTCATCTCTTGGAGCTGTACACGCGGCACTTCTCGTCCTGAGGTTCCAGGGCCCGGAATTTCGGTCCTCTCCTTCTTCAGAAACCGTGAACCTGGGATTCTTAGACTTGGTTGGTTTGTGGGCATTGGACGTGGGCTTTGGATTGCGAGTTGGATTGAGCGCTTCGTTGTTGTCAATGTTGGGTTTGGGGTAGGATTGATGATGGGGTTCGGACGAAGATCGGAGATGGAAGGAGGAGGGTTGGGAGGTTGGAGGGACTTTGATGCACCTGAGAAATCGCTGGTTGCCCCATTTCAAGCATGGCAAGGAGAAGTTGTGCAGAGGCTTTGATCTTTCGGCCGCCATAGCTACCAGATACCAATCTCTCTCTTTGATGTGCGTGTGTGCAAATGGGTTTTCGTTCTCAGTCTGTGTGGAGTCTCTGTTTTCTACGTTTATGCGTTTATGTGATGAGTGAGGACCTTGTCTCTGTGTGTGCGCGAGTTGAGGACTTGAGGTTtgtgtcttttcttctttctctgtgGGTTTGCCGTTGAGGAGCACTTTATTTGGATTTGCGAGAGGTTTCGGGGGAGAGACAGAGGAGAAGGAAAATTTCTTTTGGGTGCCAAGTTCGCTGGGATGTATATACCATGTACgaatgaatgagagagagatagagattaACGTTCGGGTGAATCGGTTCGGTGGACTTGCGCTATGCTTTTCCCAGGACACTTCTTGCTATTtccaagactttttttttttgttttttttttaatatatgttttctgtttgttttcgatcctctctctctctctatatatatattttttaaataactttcCATTAGAATTTAGAGGCGGTTGTTTAGTGGCTTCAAAAATTTTAGATGGGGTCGGCATAGTATTCGATTGTTGTATATCGTTCGCCTACCAATTTTTAACTTTCGGTGATCGGTAGTTAGaatcaaatatattttgatGTAGGTTCAGTTTGGTGGAcagtaaaatttttatttcttcgGTTAATTGAACCAAACCAATTTTAACTCTAAGTTATTTTTGCATCGCTTGTTTATCTTAAAAATATGTTCAATAAACACTTGTTTAGATCAAAAAATAACCATTTGAGCCCAATATAAAAAGCCCATGACTAATCGAATTAGCTGACCTTCAAAATAGTTGAAATTTATTCGTGTCCGTTAATTAACTGACTTTTTTGATTTGATAAGCAAAAATACCTTTATTGTTACCAATTTAACCAAAactaaaacttaatttttagagTAAATGGGCATGTACTAGAATGAGAGTCTTGGCTcctaaaatgaaaatatttaattctATTAGTATTAGTCATCTTGGATCTTAGTGATACCTTGATATGATTGGATCAAACTATGGATCAATCAGACTTGAGAGAGCACTGGATGTGACTATGGTAATGATCAGCTAGAATAGCTACAGTTAGTCTTCCCCTGCCTcctattttttattagaaaaaaaaaaacctagtatACCTacataaacaaattcaaaaaaatgctacaataacaattttttaaaactatttttcaatttaatagcTCGTGTGAGCATATGATAagaaaatgttaattttttttttctttttttaagtagtTGATGTGGCTTCATTCACACTTGTTAACAAAGTGTAAAACAACTTTTTAAGTCTAAAATGAGAGgggaaaaaattaataaaggaaaCTTCTAAATCACGACTTATATTACTTAAGTGACGAAAATAAATCATACACTTGACAcgttattactattattttctTCTCGTAGGATTGGATCGTGACGTCTACTACTACCGGTTGTTGGTTGTGGAGCATGGCGCGCAGTTGACAAACACGTATTCAAAAAATGTTACCTTCTATATTATattgtgaaaagaaaaatgtttggtactgaaaatttatttcaaataaatactcaAGTGACAGAAGTACACTATATATACTTTAATCACTTGATGATTACTAGGTGAATGGACTTCGGggcttatatattatatttcccACAAAATTCTTTAAGATAATAAAGTCTAACTTGAAAAAACCTACTACTGAATAACTTCTGCACCATAGCGATACAATAACTATAACTacctttatttaattaaattacgATTACGATTACTCTAAGATAAATTAATACAAATTATGTCAACGTCTTTTACATGCCGTAGAATTTTACTTTCATAacagtttctctctctcttaaatggAAAGTTTAATCGTGTAGGAAAACTAGACCTAAAGGCTAAACAAGCCAATTTGAGCTTCCGTCCGGGAAATACTTTTAAGattgaaaattatttatgaaGTAAAATGGTATAGGACAACTAGAATTCGTGGTTTTGTGGCTTGGCCTTGGGTATTGTGTGTGAAAAAATTGTTCCTTTCTGACCCAAAAGCAATTCAACGTAAATTCAGAGTGAAATTGTACCTGGATGTTATAATCCTCCTGGCTCCCAGGATTACAAGTCCATCGAATATCACTTCTCTAGAGTCTGTTGTTAAGGCTTAAGGGTCTCAGTTATTTCAATTTAGAAGAGTCAATAGTTTCAAATAAACTAATAAAGGTATCTTCCGAGATGTTCCAGTTGGGTTACAAGTTGAAGTGTTTGATTGTGAGTCATCTTATATTAGGAGTCTTATTATTGGATGCAAGTCTATTTAAAAATTGTACGAGTGTTGATAAAGGCAGAGAGAAGATTATTCCCGAACACATGTTTGAAGGAGGTACAGGTTCGGAACAATAGaattacagaaaataaagaaaatatatgtaaagggaataaaaaataaaaaataaaaaagtcacaGTACCGGTTAGTTGAAAAATTCTACCGCACCATGAAAGAGCGCACGTAGCACATACTCTACAAGTGATGGCATTTCCATGCCCTTAGCGCTTCTCGTCTTGATCATATATGCATATAAACAACTGGAAGTAGATCTTTAAGGCGATTCTATAAAAGGGTTGTATTCTACTACTTGTCGGACGTAACAATGGCCAGTGTCCTGGTTGGGGGAAAATTGGGTTGTCTAtacaagttttttctttttctttctctgtccGGAGAATACAAGTATTTACAAACTacagtgaatatatatattttctcaaagaaaaagaaaacctctCGTTAGCGTGCTGTGGAGCAGTTGGAATTTGACGTCCGAGTCTTGATCACCCTGGTGTTATATGACCCGCAGAATCCACACTTATGATACAACCAGTGGAAGCGTGATTCGCCCTTTCGATCACAGTCATTGCAGAGTATATCCTGGATTTGCCATACGAACAACGGCAACTCTAGTTACAAGGAGAAATTTGTACAGAGTAATGCAATGCATCGCATGAGGTGTATGAGGGTTGTCTGGCCAGtgcattttcttgaaaattgcTATTCAACTTAACTATGCTTTCGTCCAGACTAATTGGAATCTATTATAAGAGAGTTGAGAAGAGAGATATTGCTAAGATTTGCTTCAAATTTCTAACACTTCGTTATCCAACTGCAATCTACTGATAGGACAAAAATAGTGtaaaggacagaaatttcctcaAAACTAGATAGGATGAATTTCTAAAAAACTGTCATGGGTCCTTCTAACATGTAAAAAGCACGTGTTTTTAATATGACTAACAGAATTCTTCACCGTTGACTCCTTTTCTAAGgtctaaaatttattctctttcaaACACAGAGGAGACCAAGagtctctctccctcc is a window of Alnus glutinosa chromosome 4, dhAlnGlut1.1, whole genome shotgun sequence DNA encoding:
- the LOC133866653 gene encoding uncharacterized protein LOC133866653; amino-acid sequence: MAAERSKPLHNFSLPCLKWGNQRFLRCIKVPPTSQPSSFHLRSSSEPHHQSYPKPNIDNNEALNPTRNPKPTSNAHKPTKSKNPRFTVSEEGEDRNSGPWNLRTRSAACTAPRDERKIESGSSSPKKGDYAVAVKAKTNEKVKFAVSLLKEEVEEDFLNMVGARPPRRPKKRPRMVQRQLDSLFPGLWLSEVTLDSY